A genomic stretch from Oncorhynchus tshawytscha isolate Ot180627B linkage group LG07, Otsh_v2.0, whole genome shotgun sequence includes:
- the LOC112254858 gene encoding G-protein coupled receptor 37-like 1, whose protein sequence is MTPLFALLLLFLSAAAPRHVVPGYTALRSEETDGAAGALTTGTGESDSELNLNQIGGDMGYIEPLMHESDANQKRIPRGAKDGSSRKQDQSPHSYQHPRPYEPDGYFTTPKDPHLANSTPDRHGRSRGNSSKGSVLFHNPLYPVTDSSYGAYAVMLLALILFAMGIVGNLALMCIVWHNYYLKSAWNCILASLAFWDFLVLFFCLPVVVFNELTKRRLLGDLSCRIVPYMEVTSLGVATFSLCALSIDRFHAATSPQRQAPRVEPCQSILAKLSVVWIGSMVLAAPELLLWQLTQEVSVQPGGYVVDLCVRRPSLSLPESVYSLVLTYHEARMWWYFGCYFCLPLLFTLACQLVTRHVVAEEARMKHGSSTVVGGKRIGPSSSSSLSSSSSSSKKQQLKRDRRCSSTVVALAIVYAVCNLPENVCNIALAYIANPISTTTEALLALIGQFLLFVRCSATPVLFLCLCHSLGQAFMDCCCCCCEECLPNGASSSSSSSTSTTAVSTYPSSLSSPSSLSPSSTKEEKLHIVSGTIPAIFYDKAKYSSSLMAIGTPC, encoded by the exons ATGACTCCTCTTTTTGCTTTGTTGCTACTTTTTCTGAGCGCTGCGGCGCCCCGTCATGTCGTTCCTGGTTACACAGCGCTGAGGAGTGAGGAGACGGACGGGGCTGCAGGTGCACTGACGACGGGGACCGGGGAGTCAGACTCTGAGTTGAATCTGAATCAGATTGGAGGTGATATGGGATATATCGAACCCCTGATGCATGAATCAGACGCCAACCAAAAGAGAATCCCCCGGGGCGCCAAGGATGGGAGCTCGAGGAAACAAGACCAGTCTCCTCACAGCTACCAACACCCCAGACCGTATGAACCGGACGGCTACTTCACAACGCCCAAGGACCCACACCTGGCCAACAGCACCCCGGACAGGCACGGCAGATCCCGGGGAAACTCTTCCAAGGGCTCGGTGCTGTTCCACAACCCGCTCTACCCGGTAACCGACAGCTCATACGGGGCTTACGCAGTGATGCTGCTCGCCCTCATCCTATTCGCCATGGGCATCGTTGGTAACCTCGCGCTCATGTGTATCGTTTGGCACAATTATTACCTGAAGAGCGCGTGGAACTGCATCCTGGCCAGTCTGGCATTCTGGGACTTCCTCGTGCTCTTCTTCTGTCTGCCCGTGGTCGTCTTCAACGAGCTCACCAAGAGAAGGTTGCTAGGGGACCTGTCCTGTCGGATCGTGCCCTACATGGAG gtGACCTCTCTGGGAGTAGCCACATTCAGCCTGTGTGCGTTGAGCATTGACCGGTTCCACGCAGCGACCAGCCCCCAGCGTCAGGCCCCACGGGTGGAGCCCTGCCAGTCCATCCTGGCTAAGCTGTCTGTGGTCTGGATCGGCTCCATGGTCCTGGCCGCTCCAGAGCTGCTGCTGTGGCAGCTCACCCAGGAGGTCTCCGTCCAGCCAGGTGGCTACGTGGTGGACCTGTGTGTCCGGAGGCCCTCCTTGAGCCTGCCTGAGTCGGTCTACTCCCTGGTGCTGACCTACCACGAGGCCCGCATGTGGTGGTACTTCGGCTGCTACTTCTGCCTGCCGCTCCTCTTCACCCTTGCCTGCCAGCTGGTGACGAGACACGTTGTTGCTGAGGAGGCACGGATGAAACATGGGAGCAGCACAGTAGTAGGAGGAAAAAGAATAggcccttcctcctcttcctctttgtcGTCATCGTCCTCCTCTTCCAAGAAGCAGCAGCTGAAGAGAGACCGTAGGTGTAGTTCTACGGTCGTGGCGTTGGCCATCGTTTACGCCGTGTGTAACCTCCCCGAGAACGTCTGTAACATTGCCCTGGCCTACATCGCCAACCCCATCTCCACAACGACTGAGGCCCTGCTGGCTCTGATTGGCCAGTTCCTGTTGTTTGTCCGTTGCTCAGCAACGCCGGTGttgttcctgtgtctgtgtcatTCTCTGGGCCAAGCCTTCATGGActgttgctgttgttgctgtgAGGAATGTCTACCCAATGGagcctcttcatcatcatcatcctccactTCCACCACCGCAGTCTCCACCTACCCCTCCTCGCTCTCATCCCCGTCATCACTCTCTCCGTCCTCCACCAAAGAGGAGAAGCTGCATATTGTGTCTGGAACCATACCAGCCATCTTCTATGACAAGGCCAAATACAGCTCCTCTCTCATGGCCATCGGAACACCCTGTTGA
- the LOC112254859 gene encoding ADP-ribosylation factor-like protein 8A, which yields MIALFNKLLDWFKQLFWKEEMELTLVGLQYSGKTTFVNVIASGQFSEDMIPTVGFNMRKITKGNVTIKLWDIGGQPRFRSMWERYCRGVSVIVYMVDAADPEKIEASKNELHNLLDKPQLQGIPVLVLGNKRDVPGALDEKELIERMNLSAIQDREICCYSISCKEKDNIDITLQWLIQHSRTRKTTT from the exons GTTCAAACAGCTATTTTGGAAGGAAGAGATGGAATTGACACTGGTCGGTCTGCAGTATTCGGGAAAGACAACCTTCGTGAACGTGATAGCG tcagGACAGTTCAGTGAGGACATGATTCCTACAGTGGGCTTCAACATGAGGAAGATCACCAAGGGCAACGTCACCATTAAG CTGTGGGATATTGGGGGTCAGCCTCGATTCCGGAGCATGTGGGAAAGATACTGCCGAGGTGTCAGTGTCATTGT ttacatGGTAGATGCTGCAGACCCAGAGAAGATTGAGGCCTCGAAGAACGAACTACACAACCTCCTAGACAAACCCCAGCTACAGGGGATCCCA GTACTGGTTTTAGGGAACAAAAGAGATGTTCCAGGTGCCTTGGATGAGAAGGAGCTGATTGAGAGGAT GAACCTGTCAGCCATCCAGGACAGAGAGATCTGCTGTTACTCTATCTCCTGCAAGGAAAAAGACAACATTG ACATCACACTACAGTGGCTGATCCAGCATTCCAGAACCAGGAAGACAACAACATGA